In Sebaldella termitidis ATCC 33386, one DNA window encodes the following:
- a CDS encoding HAD family hydrolase: MKKILVLLLFLQTFFISVSVTKKSISAEDWLSSWNNEMKIKIVNYIDMVTDPKNPGFIPESERFAVFDNDGTLWAEQPTVEELFIIYYAKKMTEKNPSLKNKHPFSRINDFYSNGKFVIKDRRIFDELVGIVHEGMTNKEFQKTAEDFFRETKYPGLNVPLEKIVYQPQLELMDYLRKNGFKVYICSGGETDFMRVISEKYYGISKEQVIGSELVFEYNENTNIMVRRSKLYTDNNGRAKAENIYHRLGRPAVFAVGNVRSGGDIYMLRYSQASEYPSFQLLIDHDDEKREFLYTEADNISLKWAEKYNWNVVSMKKDWKQIFPK, from the coding sequence ATGAAAAAGATTTTAGTTTTACTATTATTTTTACAGACATTTTTTATATCTGTTTCGGTTACAAAGAAATCAATATCGGCGGAAGACTGGCTTTCAAGCTGGAATAATGAAATGAAAATCAAAATAGTTAATTACATAGATATGGTAACTGATCCGAAAAATCCGGGTTTTATACCAGAAAGTGAAAGATTTGCCGTATTTGACAATGATGGTACGCTTTGGGCAGAACAGCCCACTGTAGAAGAGCTGTTTATAATATATTATGCAAAAAAAATGACAGAAAAAAATCCTTCATTAAAAAACAAACATCCTTTTAGCAGGATAAATGATTTTTACAGTAACGGGAAGTTTGTAATAAAAGATAGAAGAATATTTGACGAGCTTGTGGGAATAGTACATGAGGGAATGACAAATAAAGAATTTCAGAAAACAGCGGAAGATTTTTTCAGAGAAACAAAATATCCCGGTCTGAATGTTCCTTTAGAAAAAATCGTTTACCAGCCTCAGCTGGAATTAATGGACTACCTGAGAAAAAACGGATTCAAGGTATACATTTGTTCAGGAGGAGAGACAGATTTTATGAGGGTAATTTCTGAAAAATACTATGGGATATCCAAAGAACAGGTAATAGGAAGTGAGCTGGTTTTTGAGTATAATGAAAATACAAATATTATGGTAAGAAGATCAAAGCTGTATACTGATAATAACGGAAGGGCAAAGGCAGAAAATATTTATCACAGATTAGGAAGACCGGCGGTTTTTGCTGTAGGGAATGTACGTTCAGGCGGCGATATTTATATGCTGAGATATAGTCAGGCATCGGAATATCCGTCGTTTCAGCTTCTTATAGATCATGATGATGAAAAAAGAGAATTTTTATATACCGAAGCTGATAATATATCCCTTAAGTGGGCAGAAAAATATAACTGGAATGTAGTGAGCATGAAGAAAGACTGGAAACAGATATTTCCCAAATAG
- a CDS encoding tetratricopeptide repeat protein, producing the protein MKKFFLFFFISIFMFTAQSNQRDLITQEMKNFGIKQKSIDLYWKTKEFTVPDKEYEKTLNKAIEADPRNYFALDDMGVHYRRSNNPDKAIEYYKKSIAVNPNNPFPYFNAGVAYMYKKDFVNAERIYKQLITAIPDYPEGYYGLGQVYLNMENYAKALEFIQKAKEKYKNLDTKKYFEEAAKKDMYIADCNYLEGQINYRMKDYQKAVDGFFDSFEDMKAIRYYALSDFATLAYFANEGLKGTNPKQYDKNLKKFEAAGIKMKR; encoded by the coding sequence ATGAAAAAGTTTTTTTTATTTTTTTTTATCAGTATTTTTATGTTCACAGCTCAGAGTAATCAGCGGGATCTGATTACACAGGAGATGAAAAATTTCGGCATAAAGCAGAAATCAATTGATTTATACTGGAAAACCAAAGAATTTACAGTTCCTGACAAGGAATATGAGAAAACGCTGAATAAAGCTATAGAAGCTGATCCGAGAAATTATTTTGCGCTGGATGATATGGGAGTTCATTACAGACGTTCGAATAATCCGGATAAAGCAATAGAGTATTATAAAAAATCTATTGCGGTAAATCCGAATAATCCGTTTCCATATTTTAATGCCGGTGTAGCATATATGTATAAAAAAGATTTTGTAAATGCTGAAAGGATATACAAGCAGCTGATTACGGCTATTCCTGACTATCCTGAAGGATACTACGGACTGGGGCAGGTTTATCTGAATATGGAAAATTATGCAAAAGCTCTGGAATTTATACAAAAGGCAAAGGAAAAATACAAGAATCTGGATACTAAAAAATATTTTGAGGAAGCTGCAAAAAAAGATATGTATATTGCAGACTGTAATTATTTGGAGGGACAGATAAATTACAGAATGAAAGATTATCAAAAGGCTGTTGACGGTTTTTTTGATTCATTTGAGGATATGAAAGCTATAAGATATTATGCTCTTTCTGATTTTGCCACGCTTGCATATTTTGCAAATGAAGGATTAAAAGGAACAAACCCGAAACAATATGATAAAAATCTTAAAAAATTTGAAGCTGCGGGTATAAAAATGAAGCGGTAA
- a CDS encoding YcxB family protein — MNIEIKKLSFKDYVISRVEMEKIKLLISLGVIWAYVIYDMESKGNGAGLQTILKEYTLPALVLSLGINIFVYLVVYFFSYKKALKESGVIKAQVTDNYLKNFYFFGDKSKQAMRKYSEFNKIYERRSGFYFNLIGRITFFIPKKGMTDEEVEYVSSVISKNNKAAKAKQTKPKKKK; from the coding sequence ATGAATATAGAAATAAAGAAACTGTCATTTAAGGATTACGTTATCAGCAGGGTAGAGATGGAAAAGATAAAGCTGCTTATTTCTCTGGGTGTTATCTGGGCTTATGTTATTTATGACATGGAGAGTAAGGGAAACGGGGCAGGCTTGCAAACTATACTGAAAGAATATACATTACCTGCACTTGTTCTTTCTTTAGGGATAAATATATTTGTTTATCTGGTGGTGTACTTTTTTTCCTATAAAAAGGCACTGAAAGAGAGCGGAGTTATCAAGGCACAGGTGACAGATAATTATTTGAAAAATTTCTATTTTTTTGGTGATAAATCAAAGCAGGCAATGAGAAAATACAGCGAATTTAATAAAATATACGAGAGAAGAAGCGGCTTTTATTTTAATTTAATCGGAAGAATTACTTTTTTTATACCTAAAAAAGGAATGACAGATGAAGAAGTGGAGTATGTTTCCTCTGTAATCAGCAAGAATAACAAAGCAGCCAAAGCAAAACAGACTAAACCTAAAAAGAAAAAGTAA
- a CDS encoding RNA-splicing ligase RtcB, protein MIEIRGKYNEAAAYTDIIEEQCLSQIYRMCKQKIFKDTIIKIMPDTHAGKGSVVGFTCAGLDYVIPNIIGSDIGCGMEVTELGECEIDFEKLDSFIINNIPFSVNINKTVDKAVPKEWKKTLKPLTDKINYDIRKALRAAGSLGGGNHFIEINTDKNNKKYLVIHSGSRKLGNETALYYQRKAEKYCREMREKNNKDSIYHIPKELSFLEGDAAAEYLEAMKMVQKYAELNRKIMSGRIAEFLGIDYKNSEKFTSVHNYYNFEDRIIRKGAISAKEGEKVIIPLNMRDGSILAVGKGSKEWNYSAPHGAGRLMSRGEAKGKISLEEFERSMKGIFTTSVKNSTIDEAPMAYKTPESIMIYLEETVEVLEIIKPLYNFKA, encoded by the coding sequence ATGATAGAAATAAGAGGAAAGTATAATGAGGCAGCTGCCTATACTGATATAATAGAGGAGCAATGTTTATCACAGATTTACAGAATGTGCAAACAAAAAATATTTAAAGATACAATAATAAAAATAATGCCCGACACACATGCAGGAAAGGGGAGCGTAGTCGGCTTTACATGTGCAGGTCTTGATTATGTGATACCTAATATAATAGGCTCGGATATCGGGTGCGGAATGGAAGTTACCGAGCTGGGAGAATGTGAAATAGATTTTGAAAAGCTGGACAGTTTTATAATAAATAATATTCCTTTTTCTGTAAATATTAATAAAACTGTGGATAAAGCAGTGCCAAAGGAATGGAAAAAGACATTGAAGCCGCTGACCGACAAAATAAATTATGATATAAGAAAGGCATTGAGAGCTGCAGGAAGTCTTGGCGGCGGCAATCATTTCATAGAGATAAATACAGATAAAAATAATAAGAAATATCTGGTTATTCATTCAGGGAGCAGAAAACTAGGAAATGAAACTGCGCTTTACTATCAAAGAAAAGCTGAAAAATACTGCCGGGAGATGAGAGAAAAAAATAATAAGGACAGTATATATCATATTCCAAAAGAGCTCTCGTTTTTGGAAGGTGATGCTGCTGCTGAATATCTGGAAGCAATGAAAATGGTGCAAAAATATGCAGAATTAAACAGAAAAATAATGTCCGGGAGGATTGCAGAGTTTCTTGGGATAGATTACAAAAATTCTGAAAAGTTTACTTCTGTACATAATTATTATAATTTTGAAGACAGGATAATAAGAAAAGGAGCAATTTCTGCAAAAGAAGGGGAGAAGGTAATTATTCCCCTAAATATGAGGGACGGTTCGATTCTTGCTGTGGGAAAAGGTAGTAAGGAATGGAATTATTCAGCACCGCACGGAGCGGGAAGACTTATGAGCCGCGGAGAGGCAAAGGGAAAAATCAGCCTTGAAGAATTTGAGAGAAGTATGAAAGGTATATTCACCACATCGGTAAAGAATTCTACAATTGATGAGGCACCTATGGCATATAAAACTCCGGAATCTATAATGATTTATCTGGAAGAAACTGTGGAAGTACTGGAAATAATAAAACCGCTTTATAATTTTAAAGCTTAA
- a CDS encoding glucose 1-dehydrogenase → MNFEKKVVIVTGAGEGIGRAAAEKYGESGAYVVVADINREAGEETRDFIIKKKGKAVFIKTDVAKEEDCRRLAEETVKEYGKIDILINNAGIADAKKAGIFGEGMEEFDRVISVNLRGTFMCSKYCVPFMKPGSSIVNISSTRAFMSEPETEAYSASKGGIAALTHSMAVSLSEKNIRVNSISPGWIDVSGWKKGSGKEEVLTEAEHKQHPAGRVGKPEDIAAACFYLTGEEAGFVTGTNLNVDGGMTVKMIYV, encoded by the coding sequence ATGAATTTTGAAAAAAAAGTAGTAATAGTAACCGGAGCAGGAGAAGGAATCGGAAGAGCGGCAGCAGAAAAGTATGGAGAAAGCGGAGCATATGTGGTTGTTGCTGATATTAACAGAGAAGCCGGCGAAGAAACAAGGGATTTTATAATAAAAAAGAAGGGTAAGGCTGTTTTTATAAAAACTGATGTTGCCAAGGAGGAAGACTGCAGGAGGCTTGCCGAAGAAACTGTAAAAGAGTATGGGAAAATAGATATACTGATTAATAACGCAGGTATAGCCGATGCTAAAAAAGCCGGAATTTTTGGTGAAGGAATGGAAGAATTTGACAGAGTCATAAGTGTAAATCTGAGAGGTACATTTATGTGTTCTAAATATTGTGTGCCTTTTATGAAGCCGGGCAGCAGTATAGTCAATATATCGTCGACAAGGGCTTTTATGTCAGAGCCTGAAACAGAAGCTTATTCAGCTTCAAAGGGAGGAATTGCCGCTCTGACTCATTCCATGGCAGTGTCTCTTAGTGAGAAAAATATAAGGGTTAACAGCATAAGCCCGGGCTGGATTGATGTATCAGGATGGAAAAAGGGCAGCGGAAAAGAAGAGGTTCTTACAGAAGCCGAGCATAAGCAGCATCCTGCCGGAAGAGTCGGTAAGCCGGAGGATATTGCAGCAGCCTGTTTTTATCTGACTGGAGAGGAAGCCGGCTTTGTTACCGGGACAAACCTGAATGTTGACGGCGGAATGACTGTGAAAATGATTTATGTATAG
- a CDS encoding alpha/beta hydrolase, with translation MSFIQLNFNSKCLGMRTNVNVIIPESDKIFTGQFNKNLKTLYLLHGLGNDYSAYMRYTSIERYALKKNLAVVMPSADHSFYTDMEYGHKYFTFISEEIPQFIRNIFPLSDKREDNFIAGHSMGGYGSFKIALLKPESFAAAASLSGALDINHLFIEGPKNGFNTKSIYGDMETLENTDNDLFYLIKKHAENGVILPKLYQTCGTEDFLYDDNVRFRDLVQKLKLPLTYKEGPGEHEWGFWDNAIKEVIDWLPID, from the coding sequence ATGTCTTTTATCCAGCTAAATTTTAACTCAAAATGCCTTGGTATGCGTACGAATGTTAACGTTATTATCCCTGAAAGTGACAAAATTTTTACCGGGCAGTTTAATAAAAATCTGAAAACTCTCTATCTCCTTCACGGCTTAGGAAATGATTATTCTGCATATATGAGATATACCAGTATAGAGCGTTATGCATTAAAAAAGAATCTTGCTGTAGTTATGCCTTCGGCAGACCACAGTTTTTATACCGATATGGAATACGGACATAAATATTTTACATTCATTAGTGAGGAAATTCCTCAATTTATCAGAAATATTTTCCCTCTTTCTGATAAAAGAGAGGATAATTTTATTGCCGGGCACTCTATGGGCGGATACGGCAGCTTCAAAATTGCTCTTCTAAAGCCTGAATCCTTTGCGGCTGCAGCGAGTTTGTCCGGTGCCCTTGATATAAACCATCTCTTTATAGAAGGCCCTAAAAATGGCTTTAATACTAAAAGTATCTATGGTGATATGGAAACACTGGAAAATACTGACAATGACCTTTTTTATCTTATAAAGAAGCATGCCGAGAATGGTGTTATTCTTCCAAAGCTTTACCAGACATGCGGTACTGAAGATTTTTTATATGATGACAATGTCAGATTCAGAGATCTTGTACAAAAACTAAAGCTTCCGCTTACATACAAAGAAGGGCCCGGCGAACACGAATGGGGATTTTGGGATAATGCCATAAAAGAAGTAATTGACTGGCTTCCCATTGACTAA